One window from the genome of Streptomyces sp. NBC_00708 encodes:
- the xseA gene encoding exodeoxyribonuclease VII large subunit: protein MALNTSPEAPLPVGDVSRLIGGWIDRLGAVWVEGQITQLSRRPGAGVVFLTLRDPSHDISVSVTCFRQVFDRIADVVSEGARVVVLAKPEWYAPRGQLSLRATEIRPVGIGELLVRLEQLKKSLASEGLFALDRKKPLPFLPQLIGLVCGRASAAERDVLENARRRWPAVRFEVRNTAVQGVHAVSQVVRAVKELDGIPDVDVIVVARGGGSVEDLLPFSDEELIRTVAACRTPVVSAIGHEPDSPLLDLVADVRASTPTDAAKKVVPDVGEELDRVRQLRDRSLRTVRGLLDREERGLAYALGRPCMEHPRRMVDEREADVDALAGRARRVLGHLLDRADSELAHTRARVLALSPAATLERGYAVLQRADGHVVRDPGDAGAAGETLRARVSGGEFAVRVAE, encoded by the coding sequence ATGGCTCTGAACACTTCTCCGGAAGCGCCGCTGCCCGTCGGTGACGTGTCGCGGCTCATCGGCGGCTGGATCGACCGGCTCGGTGCGGTCTGGGTCGAGGGCCAGATCACCCAGCTGTCCCGGCGGCCGGGTGCCGGTGTGGTGTTCCTGACGCTGCGCGACCCGTCGCACGACATCTCGGTGAGCGTGACGTGCTTCCGTCAGGTCTTCGACCGGATCGCGGACGTCGTCTCGGAGGGCGCGCGGGTCGTGGTGCTCGCCAAGCCGGAGTGGTACGCGCCGCGGGGGCAGCTCTCGCTGCGGGCGACGGAGATACGGCCGGTCGGCATCGGTGAGCTGCTGGTGCGCCTGGAGCAGCTGAAGAAGTCCCTGGCGTCCGAGGGCCTGTTCGCCCTCGACCGGAAGAAGCCGCTGCCCTTCCTGCCACAGCTGATCGGCCTGGTCTGCGGCCGGGCGTCGGCGGCCGAGCGCGATGTGCTGGAGAACGCCCGCCGCCGGTGGCCCGCCGTCCGCTTCGAGGTCCGCAACACCGCCGTACAGGGGGTGCACGCGGTCAGCCAGGTGGTGCGGGCGGTCAAGGAGCTGGACGGCATCCCGGACGTGGACGTGATCGTCGTGGCGCGCGGCGGCGGCAGCGTCGAGGACCTGCTGCCGTTCTCGGACGAGGAGCTGATCCGTACGGTCGCGGCCTGCCGCACGCCGGTGGTCTCGGCGATCGGGCACGAGCCGGACTCCCCGCTGCTCGACCTGGTCGCGGACGTACGGGCCTCCACGCCGACGGACGCGGCGAAGAAGGTCGTGCCCGACGTGGGCGAGGAGCTGGACCGGGTGCGGCAGCTGCGCGACCGCTCCCTCCGGACGGTACGGGGGCTGCTCGACCGGGAGGAGCGGGGCCTGGCCTACGCACTGGGGCGGCCCTGCATGGAGCACCCGCGGCGGATGGTGGACGAGCGCGAGGCGGACGTCGACGCGCTGGCCGGGCGCGCCCGCCGGGTGCTGGGCCATCTGCTGGACCGGGCGGACTCGGAGCTGGCCCACACCAGGGCCCGGGTCCTCGCGCTGTCCCCGGCCGCGACCCTGGAGCGCGGCTACGCGGTGCTCCAGCGCGCCGACGGGCATGTGGTCCGGGACCCCGGGGACGCGGGCGCGGCCGGGGAGACGCTGCGGGCCCGGGTGTCCGGGGGCGAGTTCGCGGTGCGGGTCGCGGAGTAG
- a CDS encoding APC family permease, which translates to MADSATDSGSTERARLRRTLGFRDLVVYGLLFIAPMAPVGVFGTLDAKSDGAVALVYVAATVVMAFTAFSYAQMVRVAPMAGSVFAYARKGLGEGPGFIAGWMAMLDYLLIPAVAYLFSGIAMNSLVPEVSRWVWTALAVVLTTLLNLWGVRAAARVGFAVLAMEIVVLLVFVVSAVVVLVRDGAQRGWLTPLTGDSGFSATAVLGAVSVAVLSYLGFDAIASFAEEVTGGSAQVARAVLFCLVLAGALFVAQAYLAALLEPVTSAELTADPGAQGSAFYDTVDAAVGTWLHDLVAVSKAIGAAFAALAGQAAAGRLLFAMARERRLPGLLSRVDPRSGVPRVAILLAAVVTMVAAVWAARRDDGLDHLVSVVDIGALTAFVLLHASVVGWFVVRRMEGEPSWWRHLVVPVVGAGVLVAVIVEATGSAQVVGACWLVVGLVVVLVQQRGRRGVAP; encoded by the coding sequence ATGGCCGACAGCGCTACGGATTCCGGCTCCACGGAGAGGGCCCGGCTGCGGCGGACCCTCGGCTTCCGGGACCTGGTGGTCTACGGGCTGCTGTTCATCGCCCCGATGGCACCGGTCGGCGTGTTCGGGACGCTCGACGCGAAGTCGGACGGCGCGGTCGCGCTGGTGTACGTCGCCGCGACCGTCGTGATGGCGTTCACCGCGTTCAGTTACGCCCAGATGGTGCGGGTCGCCCCGATGGCCGGTTCGGTGTTCGCGTACGCCCGCAAAGGGCTCGGTGAGGGGCCCGGGTTCATCGCCGGGTGGATGGCGATGCTCGACTACCTGCTGATCCCGGCCGTGGCGTACCTCTTCTCCGGGATCGCGATGAACTCGCTGGTCCCCGAGGTCTCGCGGTGGGTGTGGACGGCGCTCGCGGTCGTCCTGACGACACTGCTCAACCTGTGGGGCGTGCGCGCCGCCGCCCGGGTCGGCTTCGCGGTGCTGGCGATGGAGATCGTGGTGCTGCTGGTGTTCGTGGTGTCGGCCGTGGTGGTGCTCGTACGGGACGGGGCGCAGCGCGGCTGGCTGACCCCGCTCACCGGGGATTCCGGGTTCTCCGCGACGGCGGTGCTGGGCGCGGTGTCCGTGGCGGTGCTCTCGTACCTGGGGTTCGACGCCATCGCCTCGTTCGCGGAGGAGGTGACGGGCGGCTCGGCGCAGGTGGCGCGGGCGGTGCTGTTCTGCCTGGTGCTCGCGGGCGCGCTGTTCGTGGCGCAGGCGTATCTCGCCGCCCTGCTGGAGCCGGTGACCTCGGCGGAGCTGACCGCGGATCCAGGGGCGCAGGGCTCGGCGTTCTACGACACGGTGGACGCCGCGGTGGGCACCTGGCTGCACGATCTGGTGGCGGTCAGCAAGGCGATCGGGGCGGCGTTCGCGGCGCTGGCGGGGCAGGCGGCGGCGGGGCGGCTGCTGTTCGCGATGGCCCGTGAGCGGAGGCTGCCGGGGCTGCTGTCGCGGGTCGATCCGCGGTCCGGGGTGCCGAGGGTGGCGATCCTGCTGGCCGCCGTGGTGACGATGGTGGCCGCGGTGTGGGCGGCCCGACGCGACGACGGGCTCGACCATCTCGTCTCGGTGGTGGACATCGGGGCGCTGACGGCGTTCGTGCTGCTGCACGCGTCGGTGGTGGGCTGGTTCGTGGTGCGGCGGATGGAGGGCGAGCCGAGCTGGTGGCGGCATCTGGTGGTGCCGGTGGTGGGCGCCGGGGTGCTGGTCGCGGTGATCGTGGAGGCGACGGGGAGCGCTCAGGTGGTGGGCGCCTGCTGGCTGGTGGTGGGGCTCGTGGTGGTGCTGGTGCAGCAGCGGGGGCGGCGGGGCGTGGCCCCGTGA
- a CDS encoding 4-hydroxy-3-methylbut-2-enyl diphosphate reductase — translation MTATTPRRVLLAAPRGYCAGVDRAVIAVEKALEQYGSPVYVRHEIVHNKYVVQTLEKKGAIFVEETAEVPEGSIVMFSAHGVAPTVHQEAAERKLATIDATCPLVTKVHKEAVRFAQDDFDILLIGHEGHEEVIGTSGEAPDHITLVDGPEDVENVEVRDPSKVVWLSQTTLSVDETMETVGALKEKFPLLISPPSDDICYATQNRQIAVKQMGADADLVIVVGSKNSSNSVRLVEVALGAGAGASHLVDGADEIDEAWLDGVSTVGVTSGASVPEVLVDGVLAWLAERGFEDVEIVKAAEESIVFSLPKELRRDLRAEAAALKGE, via the coding sequence ATGACTGCTACGACCCCCCGACGCGTCCTCCTCGCCGCTCCCCGTGGCTACTGCGCGGGCGTGGACCGTGCCGTGATCGCCGTGGAGAAGGCCCTGGAGCAGTACGGCTCCCCGGTCTACGTGCGCCACGAGATCGTCCACAACAAGTACGTCGTACAGACCCTGGAGAAGAAGGGCGCGATCTTCGTCGAGGAGACGGCGGAGGTCCCCGAGGGCTCGATCGTGATGTTCTCCGCGCACGGCGTCGCCCCGACCGTGCACCAGGAGGCGGCCGAGCGGAAGCTCGCCACGATCGACGCGACCTGCCCGCTCGTCACCAAGGTCCACAAGGAGGCCGTCCGCTTCGCGCAGGACGACTTCGACATCCTCCTGATCGGCCACGAGGGCCACGAGGAGGTCATCGGCACCTCCGGCGAGGCCCCCGACCACATCACGCTGGTCGACGGCCCCGAGGATGTCGAGAACGTCGAGGTGCGCGACCCGTCCAAGGTCGTCTGGCTCTCCCAGACCACGCTCTCGGTCGACGAGACCATGGAGACGGTCGGCGCGCTCAAGGAGAAGTTCCCGCTGCTGATCTCGCCGCCGAGCGACGACATCTGCTACGCCACGCAGAACCGCCAGATCGCCGTGAAGCAGATGGGTGCCGACGCGGACCTGGTGATCGTCGTCGGCTCGAAGAACTCCTCCAACTCCGTCCGCCTGGTCGAGGTCGCCCTCGGCGCCGGTGCCGGTGCCTCCCACCTGGTCGACGGCGCCGACGAGATCGACGAGGCCTGGCTCGATGGCGTCTCCACGGTCGGCGTCACCTCCGGCGCCTCCGTGCCTGAGGTGCTGGTCGACGGCGTGCTGGCGTGGCTGGCCGAGCGGGGTTTCGAGGACGTCGAGATCGTGAAGGCGGCCGAGGAGTCGATCGTCTTCTCGCTGCCCAAGGAGCTGCGCCGCGACCTGCGCGCGGAGGCGGCGGCCCTGAAGGGCGAGTAG
- a CDS encoding ROK family protein produces MEIFGVDIGGSGIKGAPVDLDRGDLAQERHKVLTPHPATPEDVAGCVAEVVGHFDWKGPVGITFPGVVTDGLTRTAANVDKGWIDQDARTLLGDRLGLPVTVLNDADAAGIAEMTFGAGRGRKGTVIMLTLGTGIGSALFVDGTLVPNTELGHLELNGHDAEKHASTKAKEDEDLGWHHWARRVQKYLAHVEMLFSPELFIIGGGISRKADKFLPLIEHVRAEMVPAELQNNAGIVGAAMAAKAAASD; encoded by the coding sequence ATGGAGATCTTCGGCGTGGACATCGGCGGATCCGGGATCAAGGGTGCTCCCGTGGACCTGGACCGCGGAGACCTGGCGCAGGAGCGCCACAAGGTACTGACACCGCACCCGGCGACGCCCGAGGACGTGGCCGGGTGCGTGGCCGAGGTCGTCGGCCACTTCGACTGGAAGGGCCCGGTGGGGATCACCTTCCCGGGCGTCGTCACGGACGGCCTCACCCGCACCGCGGCCAACGTCGACAAGGGCTGGATCGACCAGGACGCCCGCACCCTGCTCGGCGACAGGCTGGGCCTCCCGGTCACCGTGCTCAACGACGCGGACGCGGCGGGCATCGCCGAGATGACGTTCGGCGCGGGCCGGGGCCGCAAGGGCACCGTGATCATGCTGACGCTCGGTACGGGGATCGGCAGCGCCCTCTTCGTCGACGGCACGCTCGTACCGAACACGGAGCTCGGCCACCTGGAGCTGAACGGTCACGACGCGGAGAAGCACGCGTCCACCAAGGCCAAGGAGGACGAGGACCTGGGCTGGCACCACTGGGCCCGCCGGGTGCAGAAGTACCTGGCCCATGTGGAGATGCTGTTCTCGCCCGAGCTGTTCATCATCGGCGGCGGCATCAGCCGCAAGGCCGACAAGTTCCTGCCGCTCATCGAGCACGTACGGGCCGAGATGGTCCCGGCGGAGCTCCAGAACAACGCGGGGATCGTGGGCGCGGCGATGGCCGCGAAGGCGGCGGCTTCGGACTGA